DNA sequence from the Piliocolobus tephrosceles isolate RC106 chromosome 9, ASM277652v3, whole genome shotgun sequence genome:
TGCCTGGCCCTTCAGAGGCCAGTCCTTCACCTTCTGAGCGGCCATCCGCATAACCTCTTCAtgctggggctgggagagggagaggggaaaagaAGGTCAAAGGTTACGCCACCTGGACCCCACTAGGTCATCCTGGACATCAAACACAGCCTGTCCCACCCTTGGGGCTCAGTGGGGTGAggcttctcctgcctcctctgcctgcctTGTGTCTTTTTCTTACAACTAGATCAGAAGGAACACAGCCATGTCTTTTGcacctctgtgtccccatccataCCCTACCCCATGCCCTGCAGATAGTAGGTACTCCATGCATTTTCCATGAATTTTAAGGAGTGGCCCCTCACCCCTCTCCACTACCACTGCAAGGACAGACCCAGAGGAAGACAGGAGCCCTGGAAACATCCATCAGTGGGACTAAGGGGAGGAGCAGAGGGGGAAAGTGCCCCAGCACTCCTGCCTTCCAGCAGAGCCAGCCCCCAGCTCCCCAAGCCCTCCTAGGAGACACCTCCCCAGGGTACCCTCCCCACCAAAGACTGGGAGGTCAGGTGCCAGGTTAGGCTCTCAGGAAGGAATTCCCCTCCCTTCAAGCCTCCAGTCCGAGTTCCTCTCAAGGGAAAGCCAATGAAAGGCAGGACTCAGACAGGAGAGAAAGGCACCAAGCATTGGGTTCCTGAAGGTCCCCTCCCCTCTGATGCTTGCCTGGGTGCACTGCTCAGAGACACCATCaattccccctcctcccaccgtGTTACCTACCATGGGTTGGATGTTATCTTACCACAGGGTGGTTAAGCCCCGGCCCTTGGAGCCCaacacctggattcaaatcctagctcctTCACATATGAGCTGTGTGGCCAAGGGCCAGTTACTCCACCTCTCTGAACTCCCTATCCCCTTGGTCATTAGGCCTACAGACTCAGAATCCAGGCCTCCTGGTTGTTTCTGGGCTCTGATTCTCGAACCAGActatctgggttcaaatcccagctctaatCGGTGCTTAACCTCTCTGCCTCAGGATCTTTATCTGTAAGGTGGggacaataatagtacctacccaCCATCTAGCATTATTGTGAGAATTAGCAGAAGGAGTTTCTGCAATGTGCTCAGATCAGACTTGGCACATAATTAGCACCCACTAAGTATTGGCTATCATTAGCAATAGCTGATAAGTTTGGAACGTACCATGCACCGCACCTTGCACCTTGCACCGTCCCTGACTGGTAGTAAGAGCTCATTAAATAGAAGCTATGATTACCTTCACCCCCACTAGACTATCCTGGCCCTGGGGGTGGGTTCTGGGTTATATCCATCTTTGATTCCCCAGCagccagcacagggcctggcaccaaGCTCAATGAAGACCTGCCTGGAGGACCAGAAGATCCAGGAGGGTGTGGGGTGGCACGAGCCTCCCACCAGGGAGAAGAGGAACCGAGGTGTCagggaagagaaaacagagcagaGGGAGAAAGGCCGAGGCAGAGATAAGCAAGTGAAGTGAGTGAGAAAAGGAACAGGAGAGGCTGTGGCGGGGAGAGATAAGGAGGAAGGATGGAGAAGGCGAGGGTCGAGGAAAATGCCCAGGGAGGCAGGGAGCCCGGGGGACAAGCGCTGGGCGAGGCCAGGGCCGCAGCAGCGGAGCCGAGCCGGGAGAGGGGCGCAAGACCCGGCGCTGGGCGGGACGCGCGGGCAGGGTGCGGGAGGGGCTGAGGGCCGCCCCCACTGCCTCCCCGCCTTGGAGCTGGGGCCAGGCGGCCGGAGATTGGCTGGGGCGCACGGCTAGGCCCGGGCTGGAGCCCCGAGGTGGGAGGCGCCAGCATCAGTTGGGGCGCACGGAGCGCAGGCTGCCACCCACCTGGGCGACCTCCGCGGCGGCGGTTGGGGAGAGTCGGGGCCAGGGGTGAACGCCGGGGCATCTGGGCCACCGGGCACCGAGCGTCGGGGGACTGCGCGGCGCGCGCCTGGAGAGGGCGCAGCCATGCGGGCGGCGGCGGGGGTGGCGCGGACAGCCGCTCTGGCGCTGTTGCTGGGGGCGCTGCACTGGACGCCGGCGCGCGGCGAGGAGTACGACTACTACGGCTGGCAGGCCGAGCCGCTGCACGGCCGCTCCTACTCCAAGCCGCCGCAGTGCCTCGACATCCCTGCCGACCTGCCGCTCTGCCACACGGTGGGCTACAAGCGCATGCGGCTGCCCAACCTGCTGGAGCACGAGAGCCTGGCCGAAGTGAAGCAGCAGGCGAGCAGCTGGCTGCCGTTGCTGGCCAAGCGCTGCCACTCGGATACGCAGGTCTTCCTGTGCTCGCTCTTTGCGCCCGTCTGTCTCGACCGGCCCATCTACCCGTGCCGCTCGCTGTGCGAGGCCGTGCGTGCCGGCTGCGCGCCCCTCATGGAGGCCTACGGCTTCCCCTGGCCCGAGATGCTGCACTGCCACAAGTTCCCCATGGACAACGACCTCTGCATCGCCGTGCAGTTCGGACAcctgcccgccaccgcgcctccAGGTagcgccgccgccgccgtccCCGCGCGCTCCGTCGGCCCTGCAGCTCCCCTAGCACAGCTCTGCGAATCCCCCAAGAGGTGCAGCTCCCGcccttctcacacacacacacacacacacacacacacacacacacacacacacacacgatgtcTTAGCTCAGCCCATCGCCCCCGGAATTATCCCCCGCAGCCTTTCCGCCTTCCCACCTCCCCAGGGAGTAGCAGCGTAGTGCCTCCCTGCGGCTCCAGACCTTCCCTCTGGCTCTCGTTCCCTGGACACCCCTGGTACCCCTCTCAGTGCCCACCCAACCAAGCTGCTGAGAATCCCCCAATGCCGTCCCCCCATCTTGGGACGTCCTGATAAATGCCTTACGACCCCTCTCAGCCCAGGAATGTCCGGGGTCGTTAAACAATGCCTTTCACCTGGGTCCCGAGGCACCAAAGCCAGCAACACCCCCAGCCCGTGTTGGGACcttgggaagagaggagaggtgaAGGAAGGGGTGTGGGGAAAGACTGGGGACTAAGAACGTTCCTGAGCTATGGTCTGCCTCCCCATTTTCTGTTCCTGGAACCCTAAGATCTCCACCCTCTTCCTTCGTTCTCCTGGCTGGGAGTCATTTGGGTAAGGCTCACTGCGGAAGGAAGAGCAGATTAGGCTCTGCCCCTAAAGAAAAGCCCTTAGGCAAGTTGCTTGACTTCACTGAGCCTGTTTCCCCATCCATAAAATAGGAAGTCATCCCAGGCTCATGAAACCTATGAGATCCTaattccctcctcccacccacaccCTCAGTCCCCTGAACCCTAATTTCtccctggtctcagcctcccctTTGCTGTGCTGGTCCACGTAGCTCTTCCAGGCTGGCTCCATGCCCTCACCCACTTCCTCCCCGTCTGCTGTCAGACTTGAGTAACCCGCTCTGGGCCtcggttcccttttctccaaattaGGAATAAGGGCCAGGCAccgtagttcatgcctgtaatcccagcactttgggaggccaaggtgggtgaatcacttaaggtcagcagttctagaccagcctgaccaacatggtgaaaccccatctctactgaaaatacaaaaattagccggacacagtggcacacacctgtaatctcagctacttgggaggctgagacagaagaatcgcttaaataaacctgggaggcggagattgcagtgagctgagattagagagccactgcactccagcctgggtgacagagcgagactccgtctcaaaaataaaataggaatacgAACCCCTACTTCATAGGCTGAGGATGAGaggagataaaatttaaaagacaatgcACATCATGGCTGTGGCCGCCAGGGTCATGGAGCAGTCACTGTGCCCACCTGGCAGTTTTGTCCCTGCACAGCCTGTCTGGTGATTGTCAGTGATATGATTGCCATCATCCCATTTCCGGATAAGGAAGTAGAGGCTTGGCAGGGGGAAGTGGCTGGTCAGTGAGATAGCCTGCTCCCTGAGTGGCTCTTGGAACTCCAATCTCCTCACCAACTGTCCCCCAACCCCGCCCCACTTTCTCTCTTCAGTGACCAAGATCTGCGCCCAGTGTGAGATGGAGCACAGTGCTGACGGCCTCATGGAGCAGATGTGCTCCAGTGACTTTGGTGAGTGTGGGGTCCATGCTGCCACTGCCCCGGCACCACCCCCAGCCTCTCTTTCTTGACACACACAGGAACATACGCGCCCACATCCATCACAGTGAATCCCAACAGGTTTTGCATCATGGCTCTGGTTTAGAATCCAATGATAACCATAAACCCTCTCCCAAGAGAAATGCACCTCATTCTGCATCATCTCAGGACCATCACAAGTCCCTCAAAGCTATGGGCTTAGGCCTCAGAAACCACCCCGGCCAGGGCTCCcgcagccttcccttggtgtcgTTTTCAGAGGGGCCTCCATGACTGGATCATTTCTGTGGATAGTGCAGGCTTAGCCCAGAGATGAATGGAGCCAGGTTTAGCCCAGAGATGGATGGAGCCAGGTTGGGAGCGATGGCTCTAGGATGGAAGTGGAGCACCCTTGTCCGTGGGTACCTCTACCTGGGACTGAGCACACCTCCTGCCAGCAGAGCTGTGGTCACCTGTCACCACAGCTTCATCCAGAGCCTTCCCATTTTCAGGGAAAACCCAGCCAAGTCCGGTCAGGACCCGGCTCACACACGGGCCACGCGGTCCAGTGTGTGATCTTTGCCAAGTCAGTTCCCTGTTTTGTGTCTTAGCCTCCctgtctataaaaaagaaaaaaggagatgaTAATGAAGTCCTTTCTTCAGAGGAGTCTTTTATGTCGGTAGCCTGTTTGGAAAGAGAATACTGCTATtgcaaggggtgtgtgtgtgtgtgtcagagagagaaagagaagagggaggggacATAAAGAGAAGGAACAAGATTTTATGACAATATCCGGCCACGAGTGGGCAGAGTTATTCTCTAACTTCTCCCTGGCCCCACAGAGATGGGGGCCCAGAAGCCTTAAGAAGGGAGAAACCAGCCTGAGggactccccaccccaccctgagGCCCAGGACTCCTTAGGCTCTCTATATCCACTGCAGGGGGACCTGCACCATGGCTCTGGCCACAGACCCTGCCTTCATCCTAGCCGCCCAAAGGAAAGGAGTTAGGGTCTCAGTGCCTCCAGCCACACCCCCTGCCCTACTCCTATACATACCACAAACACACTCCCACCCACCATACAGTCTacagtctctctctcacacacatacatattactGTACAGTGGTGCGTTCACACCAGCAAGAGCTGAACTGTGTGTATCTATTCCCAGCTCCACTCCCAGTCTTGTGGTCAGTTgtggtgggagtatttacccCATGGATGTCAATGAATGCAAAGCAGGGCTCCCTGTCCACAGAGCCAGCTGTTAAATATTTGCCAGCCCACCACTGCTCCAACCACACTCAccgtgtgtgcacgcacacacactacacatatacacaccccaTATATACTCCATACCATACACTCACACACAGCCAGAAATCCCAATGGCAATCATCCCCAGATATCAGGAAGTCCAGCCTCCCTCCATTGCAAGGATCCCCTTCCAAGCAGCCGGCCCCAGTCCCATCCACTCCTTATCCCCGCCCTGGAGAGCCCCACACGCTGCTCCATCAGGAGCTCTCCACCCTGCATTTGGTGTCTCAGAAAGGCTTGGGCTCTCGATTCACGCAGGTCACAAGCTCTCTACCCCTCATTTCCCCTCTGCTGTACCTTGAGGATGAAACGTGATGCTGTCCATGAGAGTGCAGCATGGTAAGTGCTTCATAAACATGAAAATGTGCCTGTACGAGCTCCACCCTTCCAAGCCCCGCAGGGCATCAGGCTCCCTGAGCCCGAAGGTCCAGAACACACCAACTGTGGGCCCACGTAGATCTGACCATTCCCAACTTGCCCCTGTCCTTTCTTCCCACAGTGGTCAAAATGCGCATCAAGGAGATCAAGATAGAGAATGGTGACCGGAAGTTGATTGGAGCCCAGAAAAAGAAGAAGCTGCTCAAGCCGGGCCCCCTGAAGCGCAAGGACACCAAGCGGCTGGTGTTGCACATGAAGAACGGCGCGGGCTGCCCCTGCCCGCAGCTGGACGGCCTGGCGGGCAGCTTCCTGGTCATGGGACGCAAAGTGGACGGACAGCTGCTGCTCATGGCCGTCTACCGCTGGGACAAGAAGAATAAGGAGATGAAGTTCGCAGTCAAATTCATGTTCTCCTACCCCTGCTCCCTCTACTACCCTTTCTTCTACGGGGCCGCAGAGCCCCACTAAAGGGcactcctccctgccctgccagCTGTGCCTTGCTTGCCCTCTGGCCCCGCCCCTACTTCCAGGTTGACCCAGCCCTGCTGGAGGGTGCTTTCACGAGTGTTGTTACTGGCACAGGGCCCAAGGGATGGGCACGGAGCCCAGGCTATCCTTTTTGACCCAGGGGTCCTGGGGTCCCTGGGATATTGGGCTTCCTCTCTCAGGAGCAGGGCTTCTTCATCTGGGGGAAGACCCCAGGGTCTCAGAAAGTAggcaggggaggagagggtgAGGGAAGGGTGGAGGGGCTCAGGGCACCCTGAGGAGGAGGTTTCAGAGTAGACGGTGATGTCAGCTCCAGCTCCCCTCTGTCGGTGGTGGGGCCTCGCCTTGAAGAGGGAAGTCTCAATATTAGGCTAAGCTATTTGGGAGACAGCTCTCCCCACCGCCCCTGTATGCGTCATCCTAGCCCCCCAAAGGAAAGGAGTTAGGGTCTCAGTGCCTCCAGCCACATCCCCTGCCTTCCTCAGCTTGTCCATTTCCCTGCCCCAAGGCCCAGAGCTCTCCCTGGACTGGAGAGcaagcccagcccagcctcagcACAGACCCCCCGTCCGGTACACCCGCAGGCTCGCTTCCCGGGGTtcattcctcagcctctgcttctcCTTTTTATCCCGATAAGTTATTGCTACTGCTGTGAGGCCATAGGTACTAGGCAACCAATACATACACGgttgtgttttctaatttttttaactttttaattaaatcaaagaaaacaataattggTTTGGACCAGGTGATTTCTTTGTCAGCTGGTTCCCAAGaggtggggggagagggaggTTTAGAATGGAGCCTCACCCAGAAAGAAGCCCTTATCTTAACTGATGGCCTGGCCACATAGACCTCCTTGGAATGCCTAAGAAAAGCAAGGCCTGTGTTTTTGTAGTACATAGCAAGGGTCACCGTCATTCTGACCGCTAATGAGGGATGGAGATGGACGTTCTTTTGTCCCTGAGGACGAATGGAAGTGCCAAGTTCCCCAGCTTTCTCCCACAGTCTGAAGACTCCATGGTCCTCCTGCAGCAGCTCCCCCACGAGGTGAGGGCCTGATCGGAGGAGACCAAGAAGGCAGGGCCGCAGGGAACTATCGTGAAAAG
Encoded proteins:
- the SFRP5 gene encoding secreted frizzled-related protein 5 yields the protein MRAAAGVARTAALALLLGALHWTPARGEEYDYYGWQAEPLHGRSYSKPPQCLDIPADLPLCHTVGYKRMRLPNLLEHESLAEVKQQASSWLPLLAKRCHSDTQVFLCSLFAPVCLDRPIYPCRSLCEAVRAGCAPLMEAYGFPWPEMLHCHKFPMDNDLCIAVQFGHLPATAPPVTKICAQCEMEHSADGLMEQMCSSDFVVKMRIKEIKIENGDRKLIGAQKKKKLLKPGPLKRKDTKRLVLHMKNGAGCPCPQLDGLAGSFLVMGRKVDGQLLLMAVYRWDKKNKEMKFAVKFMFSYPCSLYYPFFYGAAEPH